One stretch of Armigeres subalbatus isolate Guangzhou_Male chromosome 2, GZ_Asu_2, whole genome shotgun sequence DNA includes these proteins:
- the LOC134216978 gene encoding uncharacterized protein LOC134216978 isoform X1, which translates to MKQSSSVLCLFLMATISTSRALPILEYLNLENRSSDSEQTTAIAEVRPEDIEDLPFIRYETVMPVLKVVLTPIGRLMQPLIEQWLADRFGPYIDTIGRAVEGVSRYATDNLSFQSGDIYYTKSDLINGYGYHSLLISLPSGKTLTVLTHKSKRKLDIVDELPHVSEALNEVRSINK; encoded by the exons ATG AAGCAATCATCCAGCGTGTTGTGCTTGTTTTTGATGGCTACCATTAGCACATCTCGTGCTCTCCCTATTCTGGAATATTTAAATCTAGAGAATAGATCCAGTGATTCTGAACAAACCACAGCAATAGCAGAAGTTCGGCCTGAGGATATCGAGGATCTCCCATTTATTCGTTACGAGACCGTTATGCCAGTATTGAAAGTTGTTCTAACTCCGATAG gCCGGTTAATGCAACCGTTGATAGAGCAGTGGCTGGCGGATCGATTTGGGCCCTATATCGACACGATCGGCCGCGCGGTAGAGGGAGTTTCCCGCTACGCAACCGATAACCTATCTTTCCAGTCCGGTGACATTTATTACACCAAGAGTGACCTCATCAATGGGTACGGGTACCACTCGCTGCTGATTAGTCTGCCCTCAGGTAAAACGCTGACCGTGCTGACGCACAAATCCAAACGAAAGCTGGACATAGTGGACGAGCTGCCACACGTATCGGAAGCACTGAACGAGGTACGGAGTATCAATAAATGA
- the LOC134216978 gene encoding uncharacterized protein LOC134216978 isoform X2 has translation MQSSSVLCLFLMATISTSRALPILEYLNLENRSSDSEQTTAIAEVRPEDIEDLPFIRYETVMPVLKVVLTPIGRLMQPLIEQWLADRFGPYIDTIGRAVEGVSRYATDNLSFQSGDIYYTKSDLINGYGYHSLLISLPSGKTLTVLTHKSKRKLDIVDELPHVSEALNEVRSINK, from the exons ATG CAATCATCCAGCGTGTTGTGCTTGTTTTTGATGGCTACCATTAGCACATCTCGTGCTCTCCCTATTCTGGAATATTTAAATCTAGAGAATAGATCCAGTGATTCTGAACAAACCACAGCAATAGCAGAAGTTCGGCCTGAGGATATCGAGGATCTCCCATTTATTCGTTACGAGACCGTTATGCCAGTATTGAAAGTTGTTCTAACTCCGATAG gCCGGTTAATGCAACCGTTGATAGAGCAGTGGCTGGCGGATCGATTTGGGCCCTATATCGACACGATCGGCCGCGCGGTAGAGGGAGTTTCCCGCTACGCAACCGATAACCTATCTTTCCAGTCCGGTGACATTTATTACACCAAGAGTGACCTCATCAATGGGTACGGGTACCACTCGCTGCTGATTAGTCTGCCCTCAGGTAAAACGCTGACCGTGCTGACGCACAAATCCAAACGAAAGCTGGACATAGTGGACGAGCTGCCACACGTATCGGAAGCACTGAACGAGGTACGGAGTATCAATAAATGA